A window of the Flavobacterium sangjuense genome harbors these coding sequences:
- the pdxH gene encoding pyridoxamine 5'-phosphate oxidase, translating into MEDLSNYRKSYEKSQLLENTIPEDPINLFHRWFHETQEFGGVDEVNAMTVATIGLDGFPKSRVVLLKQFNEEGFIFYTNYNSEKGKAILNNPNICLSFFWHSMERQVIIKGIAEKTSEAISDNYFESRPDGSKLGAIVSAQSEVIPSRDYLDTKLKELESTYEGKEIPRPKYWGGFLVRPIEVEFWQGRPNRLHDRIRYKLQDDFNWEIDRLSP; encoded by the coding sequence ATGGAAGACTTAAGCAATTATAGAAAGTCCTATGAGAAAAGCCAGCTTCTGGAAAATACCATTCCGGAAGATCCAATCAATTTATTTCACCGATGGTTTCATGAAACCCAGGAGTTTGGTGGAGTAGATGAGGTCAACGCTATGACTGTTGCAACTATTGGTTTGGATGGTTTTCCAAAATCGAGAGTGGTTTTACTTAAACAGTTCAATGAAGAAGGTTTTATATTTTATACCAATTATAATTCAGAGAAAGGAAAAGCCATTCTAAACAATCCTAATATTTGCCTCTCCTTCTTTTGGCATAGTATGGAAAGACAGGTCATTATTAAAGGAATAGCGGAGAAAACTTCTGAAGCAATTTCAGATAATTATTTTGAATCAAGACCGGACGGAAGTAAACTGGGCGCCATAGTTTCAGCACAAAGCGAAGTTATACCGTCAAGAGACTATTTAGATACTAAGCTGAAAGAACTGGAATCAACTTATGAAGGTAAAGAAATTCCACGTCCCAAATATTGGGGTGGCTTTTTAGTTCGGCCAATAGAAGTAGAATTCTGGCAGGGAAGACCTAACCGACTGCACGACAGAATCCGATATAAACTCCAGGACGATTTCAATTGGGAGATTGATAGACTTTCCCCTTAA
- a CDS encoding ribonuclease Z, with product MKLTILGCYAATPRTITNPTSQVLEIRNRMFLIDCGEGTQVQLRKNKLKFSKINHIFISHLHGDHFYGLVGLISTFMLLNRQTDLHVYGPKGVKEIVLLQLRYSNSYTGYNLYFHELDSKESEIVYEDEKVVVKTIPLKHRIYTNGFLFQEKVGDRKLNVDAVQEYKIDTCYYQKIKNGRDITLDDGTIIPNAELTFDPIQPKSYAFCSDTMYDESIIPIIENCDVLYHETTFLESEADKAEKTMHSTAKQAAAIAAKANVKQLILGHYSTRYDTIDLFRQEAETLYSNVLLADDGKTFEF from the coding sequence ATGAAATTAACCATTCTTGGCTGTTATGCAGCAACTCCACGAACCATAACTAATCCAACTTCTCAAGTTCTGGAAATTAGAAACCGAATGTTCTTAATTGATTGCGGAGAAGGAACTCAAGTGCAGTTGCGCAAAAACAAACTCAAGTTTTCCAAAATCAATCATATTTTTATTTCTCATTTGCACGGCGATCATTTTTATGGATTGGTTGGATTGATATCTACCTTTATGTTACTTAACCGCCAAACCGATTTGCACGTGTATGGACCAAAAGGTGTAAAGGAAATTGTATTGCTGCAGTTGCGCTATTCGAATTCTTATACAGGCTATAATTTATATTTTCACGAATTGGATTCCAAAGAAAGCGAGATTGTTTATGAAGATGAAAAGGTTGTCGTTAAAACAATTCCGTTAAAACACAGAATATATACCAATGGATTTCTGTTTCAGGAAAAAGTAGGTGATAGAAAGCTGAATGTCGATGCTGTTCAGGAATATAAAATAGATACGTGTTATTATCAAAAAATTAAAAACGGAAGAGACATCACCCTTGATGATGGAACTATAATTCCAAATGCGGAATTGACCTTTGATCCAATCCAACCTAAAAGCTATGCATTTTGTAGCGATACGATGTACGACGAATCAATTATTCCGATAATTGAAAACTGTGATGTGTTGTATCACGAAACAACGTTTTTAGAATCGGAAGCTGACAAAGCAGAGAAAACAATGCACAGTACTGCGAAACAGGCAGCAGCTATTGCCGCAAAAGCAAATGTGAAGCAATTAATTTTAGGACATTACAGTACGCGATACGATACGATTGACTTATTTAGGCAAGAAGCGGAAACACTATATTCAAATGTGCTGCTTGCCGATGATGGTAAAACATTTGAGTTTTAA
- a CDS encoding ribonuclease Z, with the protein MKVEQKGHTTTIRNTQGSTAEFYQKLNHEYNSFKSQNLIVDLSHDKALTMDDVKLFTDLIKIHNKAKKSLVLVTNSVNFNAVPKSITLVPTILEAHDIIEMDEIERDLGF; encoded by the coding sequence ATGAAAGTAGAACAAAAAGGACATACCACAACTATTAGAAACACTCAAGGCAGTACAGCCGAGTTTTATCAAAAGCTGAATCACGAATACAATAGTTTTAAATCACAAAACTTAATAGTTGATTTATCTCATGATAAAGCATTGACTATGGATGATGTAAAGCTTTTTACCGACTTGATTAAAATTCATAACAAAGCAAAGAAGTCATTGGTACTCGTAACCAATAGTGTAAATTTTAATGCTGTTCCAAAAAGCATTACGCTTGTTCCCACAATTTTAGAAGCTCATGACATCATAGAAATGGATGAGATAGAACGCGATTTAGGATTTTAA
- a CDS encoding tetratricopeptide repeat protein — protein sequence MRIKHIILASAVLVSVSSFAQKDELKKLKRIYEKESFSTSDLADYKANLDKLATLATEEGDKVYYNYYKINQPKIEIALLGPNPNPVQITKFFTPKSVIETANVYNAALDYEKKTGKRVYADDIAKNIAFIKPIIINLAIELGDAKQYKQASEVLYGAYQLDNTEQDNLFYAASYAVNAQELDKALEYYNELKRLKYTGERSIYFAFNTTSKVEENFGSDKGLRDLAIKAGSHTKPREEKLPSKAGTVYKNIALILVEKGKVDEARAAIAEARKANPEDSGLILTEAELYLQIKDYDTYTRLVNEALQKDPTNVDLIYNLGVISTNANKLEDAEKYYRKALELDPNYFNALLNLSELLLRADEKFVTEMNKLGTSDKDNKRYEVIKAERNKNFKSMLPYLEKAVELKPDNDPAKKTLLSVYNALEMTDKYKALKAK from the coding sequence ATGAGAATCAAACACATTATACTTGCTTCTGCTGTATTAGTTTCTGTTTCGTCTTTTGCACAAAAAGATGAGTTAAAAAAATTGAAAAGGATTTATGAAAAAGAATCATTTTCAACAAGTGATCTGGCAGATTATAAGGCTAATTTAGATAAGTTAGCTACACTTGCAACAGAAGAAGGAGATAAGGTTTATTATAATTACTATAAGATAAATCAGCCTAAGATAGAAATAGCATTGCTTGGGCCAAATCCAAATCCAGTTCAAATTACTAAATTTTTTACTCCGAAATCTGTTATTGAAACAGCTAATGTTTACAATGCTGCTTTAGATTATGAAAAGAAAACAGGGAAAAGAGTTTACGCAGATGACATTGCAAAAAATATTGCTTTTATAAAACCTATAATTATAAATCTTGCTATTGAACTTGGAGATGCAAAACAATATAAGCAGGCTTCTGAAGTGCTTTATGGAGCATATCAGTTAGACAATACGGAACAGGATAATTTATTTTATGCGGCTAGTTATGCAGTTAATGCTCAGGAGTTAGATAAAGCATTAGAATATTACAATGAGTTAAAAAGACTGAAATATACAGGAGAAAGAAGCATTTATTTTGCTTTCAATACTACTTCTAAAGTTGAAGAAAATTTTGGTAGTGACAAAGGCCTGCGTGACTTAGCCATAAAAGCCGGTTCACATACAAAGCCAAGAGAAGAAAAATTACCTTCTAAAGCCGGTACAGTTTATAAAAACATCGCATTGATTCTTGTTGAAAAAGGTAAAGTTGACGAAGCAAGAGCTGCAATTGCTGAAGCCAGAAAAGCGAATCCGGAAGACAGTGGTTTGATTTTAACTGAAGCTGAATTGTATTTGCAGATTAAAGATTATGACACTTATACCCGTTTGGTGAATGAAGCATTGCAAAAAGATCCTACTAATGTGGATTTGATATATAACTTAGGTGTTATTAGTACTAATGCTAACAAGCTTGAAGACGCCGAAAAATATTATAGAAAAGCACTCGAATTAGACCCGAATTATTTTAATGCACTACTTAATTTATCTGAGTTGTTATTAAGAGCTGATGAAAAATTTGTTACTGAAATGAACAAATTGGGAACTTCAGACAAAGACAATAAAAGATATGAAGTCATCAAAGCAGAAAGAAATAAAAACTTTAAATCAATGCTTCCATATCTTGAAAAAGCAGTTGAATTGAAACCTGATAATGATCCAGCAAAGAAAACTTTATTAAGCGTTTACAATGCACTTGAAATGACTGATAAATACAAAGCATTAAAGGCAAAATAA
- the gyrA gene encoding DNA gyrase subunit A: MSDGERLIPINIEDEMKSAYIDYSMSVIVSRALPDVRDGLKPVHRRVLYGMYDLGVFSNRAHKKSARIVGEVLGKYHPHGDTSVYDAMVRMAQEWSLRYLLVDGQGNFGSIDGDSPAAMRYTEARMKKMSEDIMADIDKETVDFQLNFDDTLQEPTVMPTRVPNLLINGASGIAVGMATNMAPHNLTEVIDGTLAYIDNNDIEIDELITHIKAPDFPTGGTIYGMEGVREAFKTGRGRIVIRAKVNFEESNGKEAIVVSEIPYQVNKAEMIKKTADLINDKKIEGISNIRDESDRTGMRIVYELKRDAVPNVVLNTLYKFTQLQSSFSVNNIALVKGRPQMLNVKDLIHYFVEHRHDVVIRRTQFELRKAEERAHILEGLIIASDNIDEVIALIRSSKDGDEARAKLIERFSLSDIQARAIVEMRLRQLTGLEQDKLRAEYEEIMKLIQRLKDLLANKDLRMELIKEELIEIRDKYGDARRSLIEYSGGDVSIEDLIADENVVITISHAGYIKRTNLTEYKTQNRGGVGQKSAGTRDQDFLEHMYVATNHQYMMFFTQKGKCFWMRVYEIPEGSKTAKGRALQNLINIESDDKVKAFICTQDLKDKEYTNSHNLIMVTKKGQVKKTSLDKYSKPRVNGVAAITIREDDELLEAQLTNGESQIIMAVKSGKLVRFEETKTRPMGRTASGVRGITLKDETDEVIGMVTVDKDDINDSQILVVTENGYGKRTKLVDDDGEDVYRITNRGGKGVKTLNITEKTGKLISISAVTDADDLMIINKSGLTIRMAVEDLRVMGRATQGVKLINLKGNDSIAAVTVVMKDDVSEPEVDEDGNVIEVEAIERVKPVLEVLEDDGSVEDDEEEDDDIVDDDDAEAEDDSEDDE; the protein is encoded by the coding sequence ATGTCTGACGGAGAAAGGTTAATTCCGATTAACATCGAAGATGAAATGAAATCAGCTTACATCGATTATTCGATGTCTGTTATTGTCTCAAGAGCATTGCCGGATGTGCGCGACGGCTTGAAGCCAGTGCACCGAAGAGTGTTATATGGAATGTATGATTTAGGAGTTTTTTCAAATAGAGCTCACAAAAAATCCGCAAGAATTGTTGGAGAAGTTTTAGGAAAGTATCACCCACACGGAGATACTTCCGTTTATGATGCCATGGTTCGTATGGCTCAGGAATGGAGTTTACGTTATTTATTGGTTGACGGTCAAGGTAACTTTGGTTCGATCGATGGTGATAGTCCGGCAGCGATGCGTTATACGGAAGCCAGAATGAAAAAAATGTCGGAGGACATTATGGCAGATATCGATAAAGAAACGGTTGACTTTCAATTAAACTTTGACGATACATTACAAGAGCCAACCGTAATGCCGACACGTGTTCCAAATCTTTTGATTAATGGAGCATCCGGAATTGCAGTTGGTATGGCTACAAATATGGCGCCGCATAACTTAACTGAAGTTATTGACGGGACATTAGCCTACATTGATAATAACGATATTGAAATTGACGAATTAATTACGCATATCAAAGCACCGGATTTTCCAACAGGAGGAACAATCTACGGAATGGAAGGTGTTCGTGAAGCATTCAAAACAGGAAGAGGAAGAATCGTTATTCGTGCCAAAGTAAACTTTGAAGAGTCGAATGGAAAAGAAGCTATTGTTGTTTCTGAAATTCCGTATCAGGTTAACAAGGCAGAAATGATTAAGAAAACTGCCGATTTGATTAACGATAAAAAGATTGAAGGTATTTCAAATATCCGTGACGAATCGGATAGAACGGGAATGCGTATCGTTTACGAATTGAAACGTGATGCTGTTCCAAACGTAGTTTTGAATACCTTGTATAAGTTTACACAATTGCAATCTTCTTTTAGCGTAAATAACATTGCGTTGGTAAAAGGAAGACCACAGATGCTGAACGTAAAAGATTTGATTCACTATTTCGTTGAGCATCGTCATGATGTTGTGATTAGAAGAACGCAATTCGAATTACGCAAAGCTGAAGAAAGAGCGCATATATTAGAAGGTTTAATTATTGCATCGGATAATATTGATGAAGTAATTGCATTAATCCGTTCTTCAAAAGATGGAGATGAAGCTCGCGCCAAATTGATTGAAAGATTCAGTTTGTCAGATATTCAGGCTCGTGCGATTGTTGAAATGCGACTACGTCAGTTAACAGGTCTTGAACAAGACAAGTTAAGAGCAGAATATGAAGAAATCATGAAGTTAATCCAACGTTTGAAAGATTTGTTAGCCAACAAAGACTTGAGAATGGAATTGATTAAAGAAGAGTTAATCGAAATCAGAGATAAATATGGTGATGCGCGTCGTTCGCTTATCGAATATTCCGGTGGAGATGTAAGTATCGAAGATTTGATTGCCGATGAAAATGTAGTAATCACGATTTCCCATGCAGGTTATATCAAACGTACAAACCTTACCGAATATAAAACGCAGAATAGAGGTGGCGTTGGACAAAAAAGTGCCGGTACAAGAGATCAGGATTTCTTGGAGCATATGTATGTGGCAACAAACCATCAATATATGATGTTCTTTACGCAAAAAGGAAAATGTTTCTGGATGCGTGTGTATGAAATTCCGGAAGGAAGCAAAACAGCCAAAGGAAGAGCGTTGCAAAACCTTATCAACATCGAATCTGACGATAAAGTAAAAGCATTTATCTGTACACAGGATTTAAAAGATAAAGAGTATACCAATAGCCACAACCTTATTATGGTAACCAAAAAAGGTCAGGTTAAGAAAACATCTTTAGACAAATATTCAAAACCAAGAGTTAACGGAGTTGCAGCAATTACCATTAGAGAAGACGATGAATTGTTAGAAGCACAGTTGACTAATGGTGAGAGCCAAATTATTATGGCTGTCAAATCAGGAAAACTGGTTCGTTTTGAAGAAACTAAAACGCGTCCAATGGGAAGAACTGCTTCAGGTGTACGTGGAATTACTTTGAAAGACGAAACCGATGAAGTAATTGGCATGGTTACTGTAGATAAGGACGATATCAATGACTCTCAAATTTTGGTCGTAACTGAAAACGGTTACGGAAAAAGAACCAAATTGGTTGATGATGATGGTGAAGATGTTTACAGAATTACAAACCGTGGTGGAAAAGGTGTAAAGACCCTGAACATTACTGAAAAAACAGGAAAATTAATTTCGATAAGCGCTGTTACAGACGCCGATGATTTAATGATCATCAACAAATCAGGATTGACCATCAGAATGGCAGTTGAAGATTTGAGAGTAATGGGAAGAGCAACACAAGGAGTTAAGTTAATCAACTTGAAAGGAAACGATTCTATTGCTGCAGTTACAGTTGTAATGAAAGACGATGTTTCAGAACCGGAAGTTGATGAAGACGGAAACGTAATCGAAGTTGAAGCCATCGAAAGAGTAAAACCAGTTTTAGAAGTTCTTGAAGATGATGGTTCAGTTGAAGATGATGAAGAAGAGGATGACGATATCGTTGACGATGATGATGCTGAAGCTGAAGACGATTCTGAGGACGATGAATAA
- a CDS encoding ATP-dependent Clp protease ATP-binding subunit, which translates to MDDNFSPRVKDVITYSKEEALRLGHDFIGTEHLMLGILRDGNGKAITILNNLSIDLEHLRKKVEVLSPANPNVEISNEKKNLHLTRQAERALKTTFLEAKVFQSSSISTAHLLLCILRNENDPTTKLLHRLKIDYNVVKEQYLNMTPSEEDFNDNLPTNESYNDDSGQDDSLKEGNFNNPANKTNKKSKTPVLDNFGRDLTEMAEEGKLDPVVGREKEIERVSQILSRRKKNNPLLIGEPGVGKSAIAEGLALRIIQKKVSRILFNKRVVTLDLASLVAGTKYRGQFEERMKAVMNELEKNDDIILFIDEIHTIVGAGGATGSLDASNMFKPALARGEIQCIGATTLDEYRQYIEKDGALERRFQKVIVEPTSVEETITILNNIKNKYEDHHSVTYTDEAIEACVKLTNRYMSERFLPDKAIDAMDEAGSRVHITNIDVPKQILDLERQLEEVRDLKNSVVKKQKYEEAAKLRDDEKRLEKDLAIAQEQWEEDSKSNRILVTEDNVADVVSMMTGIPVNRIAQTESNKLAHLPDLIKGKVIGQDEAVLKISRSIQRNRAGLKDPNRPIGSFIFLGQTGVGKTQLAKVLAKELFDSEDALIRIDMSEYMEKFAISRLIGAPPGYVGYEEGGQLTEKVRRKPYCVVLLDEIEKAHPDVFNMMLQVLDDGYLTDSLGRKIDFKNTIIIMTSNVGARQLKDFGQGVGFGTAAKIAQADDNSKSVIENALKKTFAPEFLNRIDDVIVFNPLEKHDIDLIIEIELKKLFGRISELGYTLNLSDKAKAFIAEKGFDKQFGARPLKRAIQKYVEDALAEEIITSKIASGDTIFMDLDEATQELTVAIQKAKKSAS; encoded by the coding sequence ATGGATGATAATTTTTCACCTAGAGTTAAAGACGTGATTACTTACAGTAAAGAAGAAGCTTTGCGTTTAGGTCATGACTTTATTGGGACCGAACATTTGATGCTCGGTATTTTAAGAGACGGAAATGGTAAAGCAATTACTATTCTCAATAATCTTTCTATTGATTTGGAACATTTGCGAAAGAAGGTTGAAGTACTCAGCCCGGCGAACCCAAATGTGGAAATCAGTAATGAAAAGAAAAATCTACACTTGACTCGTCAAGCGGAACGCGCCTTGAAAACTACTTTTCTTGAAGCTAAAGTGTTTCAAAGTTCGTCTATTAGTACGGCACATTTATTATTGTGTATTTTAAGAAATGAGAATGATCCAACAACCAAACTACTGCATCGTCTGAAAATAGACTATAATGTAGTTAAAGAACAGTATTTAAATATGACACCAAGCGAAGAAGATTTTAATGATAATTTGCCAACAAACGAATCTTACAATGATGACTCAGGACAAGATGACAGTTTGAAAGAAGGCAATTTTAACAATCCGGCTAATAAGACCAATAAAAAATCTAAAACGCCTGTTTTGGATAATTTTGGTCGTGATTTAACCGAGATGGCTGAAGAAGGAAAACTCGATCCGGTAGTTGGTCGTGAAAAAGAAATCGAAAGAGTTTCTCAAATTCTTAGCCGAAGAAAGAAAAATAATCCGTTACTTATTGGTGAACCTGGTGTTGGTAAATCTGCCATAGCCGAAGGTTTAGCGTTGCGAATTATTCAAAAGAAAGTATCCCGAATTCTGTTTAACAAAAGAGTGGTGACTTTAGATTTAGCATCTTTAGTTGCCGGAACAAAATACCGTGGACAATTCGAAGAAAGAATGAAAGCCGTGATGAACGAATTAGAAAAGAATGACGACATCATCCTTTTCATTGACGAAATTCACACTATCGTTGGTGCTGGTGGCGCAACTGGTTCGCTTGATGCTTCCAATATGTTTAAACCGGCTTTAGCAAGAGGCGAAATACAATGTATTGGTGCTACAACACTTGACGAATACAGACAATATATAGAGAAAGATGGTGCGTTAGAAAGACGTTTCCAAAAAGTAATCGTAGAACCTACTTCTGTAGAAGAAACGATTACGATTTTGAATAACATCAAAAACAAATACGAAGATCACCACAGCGTAACGTATACTGACGAAGCTATCGAAGCCTGCGTTAAGTTGACCAACAGATATATGTCTGAGCGTTTTCTTCCGGACAAAGCTATCGATGCGATGGACGAAGCCGGTTCAAGAGTTCACATTACCAATATTGATGTTCCAAAACAAATTTTGGATTTAGAGCGTCAATTGGAAGAAGTACGTGATTTGAAAAATTCTGTTGTTAAGAAACAGAAATATGAAGAAGCGGCCAAACTTCGTGATGATGAAAAACGTTTGGAAAAAGACCTTGCAATCGCTCAGGAACAATGGGAAGAAGATTCTAAAAGCAATCGTATTCTGGTTACCGAAGATAATGTTGCCGATGTCGTATCGATGATGACCGGAATTCCTGTGAATCGTATCGCGCAAACAGAAAGCAACAAATTGGCTCACTTACCAGATTTAATTAAAGGAAAAGTAATTGGACAGGACGAAGCGGTTTTGAAAATCTCTCGTTCTATTCAAAGAAATCGCGCCGGTTTGAAAGATCCAAATCGTCCGATTGGTTCGTTTATTTTCTTAGGGCAAACCGGAGTTGGAAAAACGCAGTTAGCCAAAGTTTTAGCAAAAGAGCTATTCGATTCTGAAGATGCTTTAATCAGAATTGACATGAGTGAATACATGGAGAAATTTGCCATTTCAAGATTAATCGGCGCACCTCCTGGATACGTTGGTTACGAAGAAGGCGGACAATTAACCGAGAAAGTTAGAAGAAAACCATATTGTGTAGTGCTTTTGGACGAAATTGAAAAAGCGCATCCAGATGTTTTCAATATGATGTTACAGGTATTAGACGATGGTTATTTGACAGATAGTTTAGGTCGTAAAATCGATTTTAAAAACACTATCATCATCATGACTTCTAATGTTGGTGCGCGTCAATTGAAAGATTTTGGACAAGGTGTTGGTTTCGGAACTGCAGCCAAAATTGCACAAGCTGATGACAATTCGAAAAGCGTTATCGAAAATGCATTGAAGAAAACCTTCGCTCCTGAATTCTTAAACAGAATCGACGATGTAATTGTTTTCAATCCATTGGAAAAACACGATATCGATTTGATTATCGAAATCGAATTAAAGAAACTGTTTGGCAGAATTTCTGAATTAGGATACACTTTAAATCTTTCAGACAAAGCCAAAGCGTTTATTGCTGAAAAAGGTTTTGACAAACAATTTGGTGCGCGTCCTTTAAAAAGAGCCATTCAAAAATATGTTGAAGATGCTTTAGCTGAGGAAATAATCACTTCCAAAATTGCTTCCGGAGATACTATCTTTATGGATTTAGACGAAGCTACACAAGAGTTGACTGTTGCTATCCAAAAAGCTAAAAAATCTGCGAGTTAA
- a CDS encoding GldL-related protein, whose product MIKNKHLLILFFVAMILVVIGALFKITHWEFQGINGNTMLTIGLLSEAVVIVLLILKITKDNKSDFLNK is encoded by the coding sequence ATGATAAAAAACAAACATCTTTTAATTCTATTTTTTGTAGCCATGATACTGGTTGTCATTGGCGCTTTATTTAAAATAACACATTGGGAATTCCAAGGAATAAACGGAAACACTATGCTTACTATTGGATTATTATCCGAAGCTGTTGTTATTGTGCTGCTAATACTCAAGATAACAAAAGACAATAAATCCGATTTTCTGAATAAATAA
- a CDS encoding DUF421 domain-containing protein has protein sequence MNAYLDIILRSVAVYLFMVIALRIFGKKELSQLNTADIILILLISNSVQNAMVGSNSSLLGGITAAVALFIINFLFKKVMLNSKFIKGLVQDKPEILIHDGKIDFKALAKLDISSDELQEAMREHGVEFYKDVKLAMFEIDGNISIISGNDSLKQTHHKRKIHKTLGTINN, from the coding sequence ATGAATGCTTATCTAGACATAATCCTAAGAAGCGTTGCCGTTTATCTTTTTATGGTAATAGCATTGAGGATTTTTGGCAAAAAGGAATTATCCCAACTCAACACTGCTGATATCATTCTGATTTTGCTGATTAGCAATTCGGTGCAAAATGCGATGGTTGGAAGCAATTCATCATTGTTAGGCGGAATCACTGCAGCAGTAGCTTTGTTTATCATTAATTTTCTTTTTAAGAAAGTAATGCTGAACTCAAAATTCATAAAAGGATTGGTGCAGGACAAACCTGAAATATTAATTCATGACGGCAAAATCGATTTCAAAGCTTTAGCCAAATTAGACATCAGTTCCGATGAATTACAGGAAGCGATGCGAGAACACGGCGTTGAATTTTATAAAGATGTAAAACTGGCGATGTTTGAAATTGATGGAAATATCAGTATCATTTCGGGAAATGACAGTTTAAAGCAAACGCATCACAAACGAAAAATCCATAAGACGTTGGGAACTATAAATAATTAA
- a CDS encoding TMEM175 family protein, with protein sequence MNKTRLEAFSDGVLAIIITIMVLEFKVPESVSYEAIRPLLHKFLSYILSFIYVGIYWNNHHHMMHTVKRVNGKILWANLHLLFWLSLIPFATAWIGEHHFAPFPMMFYGFVLLMNGLAYFILQNLIIKQHGNDSILSKALGKDYKGKSSPILYLIAILFAYKFPAIAGGIYIFVALMWLIPDSRIERIFNENQ encoded by the coding sequence ATGAATAAAACCAGACTTGAAGCATTTAGCGACGGCGTTTTAGCCATTATCATCACCATCATGGTGTTGGAATTTAAGGTTCCGGAAAGCGTAAGTTATGAAGCCATTCGTCCATTATTACATAAATTTCTGAGCTATATATTGAGCTTTATCTATGTTGGCATTTATTGGAACAACCATCATCACATGATGCACACGGTAAAAAGAGTTAACGGAAAAATTCTTTGGGCCAATTTGCATTTGTTGTTTTGGCTGTCACTAATTCCATTTGCTACCGCTTGGATTGGCGAGCATCACTTCGCTCCTTTCCCAATGATGTTTTACGGATTTGTCCTTTTGATGAATGGTTTGGCTTATTTTATTTTGCAAAACCTAATTATAAAACAACACGGTAATGATTCGATATTGTCCAAAGCTCTAGGCAAGGATTACAAAGGTAAATCTTCACCTATACTATATTTAATTGCCATTCTTTTTGCTTATAAATTTCCGGCAATCGCAGGCGGAATTTACATTTTTGTAGCTTTGATGTGGTTAATTCCCGATAGCAGAATTGAACGGATTTTTAATGAAAACCAATAA
- a CDS encoding DUF1304 domain-containing protein, whose translation MNTLSQLIIGFIAVLHLYILWLEMFAWTTRGRKVFKTIPEDQFEKTKVMAANQGLYNGFLAAGLIWSLCITDIDWSKNIAIFFLSCVLVAGIYGAMTASKRIFFVQAVPAILGLLSFMLKI comes from the coding sequence ATGAACACACTTTCACAACTTATCATCGGATTTATTGCAGTCTTGCATCTTTACATTCTTTGGCTCGAAATGTTTGCGTGGACAACTCGCGGAAGAAAAGTTTTTAAAACCATTCCTGAAGACCAATTTGAAAAAACAAAAGTCATGGCCGCAAACCAAGGTTTATATAACGGCTTTCTCGCAGCCGGATTGATTTGGTCACTTTGCATTACTGATATTGATTGGAGTAAAAACATCGCCATCTTTTTCCTTTCCTGCGTATTGGTAGCCGGAATTTACGGAGCTATGACAGCTTCGAAAAGAATATTCTTTGTACAGGCTGTTCCAGCAATTTTAGGATTGTTGAGTTTTATGTTGAAGATTTAA